In Panthera leo isolate Ple1 chromosome F3, P.leo_Ple1_pat1.1, whole genome shotgun sequence, one genomic interval encodes:
- the TIMM17A gene encoding mitochondrial import inner membrane translocase subunit Tim17-A: MEEYAREPCPWRIVDDCGGAFTMGTIGGGIFQAIKGFRNSPVGVNHRLRGSLTAIKTRAPQLGGSFAVWGGLFSMIDCSMVQVRGKEDPWNSITSGALTGAILAARNGPVAMVGSAAMGGILLALIEGAGILLTRFASAQFPNGPQFAEDPSQLPSAQLSSSPFGDYRQYQ, translated from the exons ATGGAGGAGTATGCGAGAGAGCCTTG CCCTTGGCGAATTGTGGATGATTGTGGTGGGGCCTTTACGATGGGTACCATAGGTGGTGGTATCTTTCAAGCAATCAAAGGTTTTCGCAATTCTCCAGTG GGAGTAAACCACAGACTACGAGGGAGTTTGACAGCTATTAAAACCAGGGCTCCACAGTTGGGAG gtaGTTTTGCAGTTTGGGGTGGTTTATTTTCCATGATTGACTGCAGTATGGTTCAAGTCAGAGGAAAAGAAGATCCCTGGAACTCCATCACAAGTGGTGCCTTAACAGGAGCCATACTGGCAGCAAGAA ATGGACCAGTGGCCATGGTTGGGTCAGCCGCGATGGGTGGCATTCTCCTAGCTTTAATTGAAGGAGCTGGTATCTTATTGACAAGATTTGCCTCTGCACAATTTCCCAATG GTCCTCAGTTTGCTGAAGACCCCTCTCAGTTGCCTTCAGCCCAGTTATCATCCTCACCTTTTGGAGACTATCGACAATATCAATAG